In Sylvia atricapilla isolate bSylAtr1 chromosome 27, bSylAtr1.pri, whole genome shotgun sequence, one genomic interval encodes:
- the TMUB2 gene encoding transmembrane and ubiquitin-like domain-containing protein 2 — protein MEPPAAPLILGVGDEVTLVAGVAVLVLALVLAWLSTYVADGSSQLLGAGDAAVIRLGPLPPFAAPAGAAEAPEPPRAPENAEEKSEEEGAAARGDSGSAPDPGLEQLLDVRSLSQGPGDNGAPGAGDVCPGLIKIRLKFLNDTEEVAMARPEDTVGVLKSKYFPGQESQMKLIYRGQLLQDQARTLRSLRITDNCVIHCHRSRGVTAAAPALPEPGPAGPTAPGLPLGGGTLMVPTVMVVLALGWYFRINYRQLFTAPATVSLIGVTVLVTFLAFGVYGQAG, from the exons ATGGAGCCCCCGGCCGCGCCCCTCATCCTGGGGGTGGGGGACGAGGTGACGCTGGTGGCCGGGGTGGCCGTGCTGGTGCTGGCGCTGGTGCTGGCCTGGCTGTCCACGTACGTGGCCgatggcagcagccagctcctgggCGCCGGGGACGCGGCCGTCATCCGCCTGGGGCCGCTCCCGCCGTTCGCGGCGCCCGCGGGGGCGGCCGAGGCCCCGGAGCCCCCCAGGGCCCCCGAAAACGCCGAGGAGAAAAGCGAGGAGGAaggggcggcggcgcggggggaCAGCGGGAGCGCCCCCGATCCcggcctggagcagctgctggacgTGCGGAGCTTGTCCCAAGGCCCCGGCGACAACGGTGCCCCCGGGGCGGGGGACGTGTGCCCCGGCCTCATCAAGATCCGCCTCAAGTTCCTCAACGACACCGAGGAGGTGGCGATGGCCCGGCCCGAGGACACCGTGGGGGTTCTCAAGAG CAAATACTTCCCGGGCCAGGAGAGCCAGATGAAGCTCATCTACCGcgggcagctgctgcaggaccaGGCGCGGACGCTGCGCTCGCTCCGCATCACCGACAACTGTGTCATCCACTGTCACCGCTCCCGGGGGGTGAccgcggccgcccccgccctgcccgagcccggccccgccggccccaCGGCCCCCGGGCTGCCGCTGGGCGGCGGGACGCTGATGGTGCCCACGGTGATGGTGGTGCTGGCGCTGGGCTGGTATTTCCGCATCAACTACCGGCAGCTCTTCACGGCCCCGGCCACCGTGTCCCTGATCGGTGTCACCGTGCTGGTCACCTTCCTGGCCTTCGGGGTGTACGGCCAGGCGGGGTGA
- the ASB16 gene encoding ankyrin repeat and SOCS box protein 16 — MAHETFAFSSSALRSLRLQRELLEREDRRRALARESAARRFLPGTPRAPPSPPRRRQFCRDPAVHNALFAGDLPRVQSIFRDEAAANLVLEMVSEELVWSPEQGLWVLSPRRQHTSALRIAAARGYEDCARHLLLRGAAVDAVVGGRAPLHDSAAAPQPNCARLLLAFGADPNVLSADGSAPLHLCTAPHSLRCAELLLAHGAKVNLGTRDRQVTALHVAARQGLVAHVELYLHHGADPSLRTHQGETPLNAAAAAAERPEDAERFLRVAERLLAAGAHPGAAGRKGHTPLHNACANGHPALARLLLRHGADATVPNGAGDTPLDCALHAVREYRQQRPEETLGLLLDHGALPAHPKMLRLCCQHPPAMEVMLNAYERVPPADGWLEAVPPELWEEHQEFYASAVRMAGRPRRLQHLARVAIRRHLGARCHTAVPKLDLPPPLRRYLQLPVEGLIS; from the exons ATGGCCCACGAAACCTTCGCCTTCAGCTCCTCGGCGCTGCGCTCGCTGCGGCTGCAGCGGGAGCTGCTGGAGCGGGAGGATCGGCGCCGAGCGCTGGCCCGGGAATCGGCCGCCCGCCGCTTCCTGCCCGGGaccccccgcgcccccccgAGCCCCCCTCGGCGGCGCCAGTTCTGCCGGGACCCCGCCGTGCACAACGCCCTCTTCGCCGGGGACCTGCCCCGCGTCCAGAGCATCTTCAGGGACGAGGCCGCCGCCAATTTGGTGTTGGAGATGGTCAGCGAGGAGCTGGTGTGGTCACCGGAGCAGG ggctgtgggtgctgagcCCCCGCCGGCAGCACACCTCGGCCCTGCGCATCGCCGCCGCCCGCGGCTACGAGGACTGTGCCCGGCACCTGCTGCTGCGGGGGGCGGCCGTGGACGCCGTGGTGGGCGGCCGGGCCCCTCTGCACGACAGCGCGGCCGCCCCCCAGCCCAACTGCGCCCGCCTGCTGCTGGCCTTCGGCGCCGACCCCAACGTGCTGAGCGCCGACGGCTCGGCCCCGCTGCACCTCTGCACCGCGCCCCACAGCCTCAG GTGcgcagagctgctgctggcgcACGGGGCGAAGGTGAACCTGGGCACACGCGACCGGCAGGTGACAGCCCTGCACGTGGCGGCGCGCCAGGGGCTGGTGGCCCACGTGGAGCTCTACCTGCACCACGGCGCCGACCCCTCCCTGCGCACCCACCAGGGCGAGACCCCGCTGaacgcggcggcggcggcggccgagcGCCCCGAGGACGCCGAGCGGTTCCTGCGGGTGGCCGAGCGGCTGCTGGCGGCCGGCGCCCaccccggggccgcggggcgcAAGGGCCACACGCCGCTGCACAACGCCTGTGCCAACGGGCACCCCGCGCTGGCCCGGCTGCTGCTGCGACACGGCGCCGATGCCACCGTCCCCAACGGCGCCGGGGACACCCCCCTGGACTGCGCCCTCCACGCCGTGCGCGAGTACCGGCAGCAGCGGCCCGAGGAGACCCTCGGCCTCCTGCTCGACCACGGCGCCCTCCCCGCGCACCCCAAG atgctgaggctgtgctgccagcacccGCCGGCCATGGAGGTGATGCTCAACGCCTACGAGCGTGTGCCGCCCGCCGACGGCTGGCTGGAGGCCGTGCCCCCCGAGCTCTGGGAG gagcaccaggagtTCTATGCCTCGGCCGTGCGCAtggcggggcggccgcggcggctgcagcacctggcacGTGTGGCCATCCGGCGTCACCTGGGCGCCCGCTGTCACACCGCTGTCCCCAAGCTGGACCTGCCACCCCCCCTGCGCCGCTACCTCCAGCTGCCCGTGGAGGGGCTCATCTCCTGA